A genomic segment from Colletotrichum higginsianum IMI 349063 chromosome 5, whole genome shotgun sequence encodes:
- a CDS encoding Amidohydrolase translates to MQPSDLVKMSREIISSRTTIHTSLLFNARRKTFDKDVSIIVDSTTGTIEDVYQRADGNDLAVNRRDIDLRGKVVMAGFVDAHTHVFLHSYDEASSTVQMRDESIVERIVRATNHLRAALLSGYTTYRDLGTEGMRSYDANLRDCVNRGLLPGPRLFVATECLASTGSYEVRHENTLAKLPRISDACDGPVGVRQAVRRRVGDGADIIKFYADYRRKVMRFPPPIQPPRAAIPFLPSDPNPAVVMFNQEEMDEIVREAKLGGLPVACHAGTARGALMAIKAGVDTIEHCNETTDEVFREMRRRGTIFVPTLAVLRNSPDFDNISKRVKRAHDLGVRLAAGGDTGAFPHGEGALEMELMIRAGVPVPDVLEACIIGGWESCGKKKSGFLFGSIEKGYRADIIALETDPRTDEGALRKVNFVMKDARVWKRDGRPVDFVEEQAETRPASGSEEESDWVLI, encoded by the exons ATGCAACCATCTGACCTTGTGAAAATGAGTCGCGAAATCATCAGCTCACGCACCACTATACACACATCGTTGCTTTTCAATGCGAGGAGGAAAACATTCGACAAAGATGTCTCTATCATTGTCGACTCAACCACGGGTACCATTGAGGATGTGTACCAAAGGGCAGATGGCAACGATCTCGCTGTAAACAGACGGGACATTGACCTTCGGGGGAAAGTTGTGATGGCTGGGTTCGTCGACGCTCACACTCATGTGTTTCTGCATTCATACGA TGAAGCCTCGTCTACAGTACAGATGCGAGACGAAAGCATCGTGGAGCGAATCGTTCGTGCCACCAATCATCTCCGCGCCGCGCTGCTATCCGGCTACACTACATACAGAGATTTGGGTACCGAAGGGATGCGGTCGTACGACGCGAACCTCAGAGACTGTGTCAATCGAGGGCTGCTGCCAGGTCCCCGGCTGTTTGTAGCCACGGAATGCCTAGCAAGCACCGGATCATACGAAGTCCGTCATGAGAACACTTTAGCCAAGCTGCCACGCATCTCGGATGCTTGTGATGGACCGGTGGGTGTGAGACAGGCAGTCCGGCGCCGAGTGGGTGACGGAGCGGATATCATCAAATTCTACGCTGACTATCGACGAAAAGTCATGCGATTCCCACCGCCTATCCAGCCACCACGGGCTGCGATTCCGTTCCTCCCCTCAGATCCCAACCCGGCGGTGGTCATGTTCAACCAGGAAGAAATGGACGAGATCGTTCGGGAGGCAAAACTGGGCGGGTTACCTGTGGCATGCCACGCGGGCACAGCAAGGGGTGCGCTCATGGCCATTAAGGCAGGAGTCGACACCATTGAGCATTGCAACGAGACGACCGACGAGGTCTTCCGAGAAATGCGCCGTCGCGGAACCATCTTCGTCCCCACGCTGGCGGTGTTGCGGAACTCTCCAGACTTTGACAACATCAGCAAGCGAGTGAAGAGAGCGCACGATCTTGGTGTACGGCTTGCTGCCGGCGGTGATACGGGGGCCTTTCCTCACGGAGAAGGTGCTCTGGAGATGGAGCTTATGATCCGGGCTGGAGTTCCCGTGCCGGATGTGTTGGAAGCATGTATCATTGGCGGGTGGGAGAGCTGCGGCAAAAAGAAGAGCGGCTTCTTGTTCGGTTCGATCGAGAAAGGATACCGAGCCGACATAATTGCCCTGGAAACGGACCCAAGGACAGACGAGGGCGCTCTGCGGAAGGTCAACTTTGTAATGAAGGATGCCAGAGTCTGGAAGAGGGACGGTCGGCCAGTCGACTTCGTTGAGGAGCAGGCGGAGACGAGACCGGCCTCcggcagcgaggaggagTCTGACTGGGTGCTTATTTGA